A stretch of Fusarium poae strain DAOMC 252244 chromosome 2, whole genome shotgun sequence DNA encodes these proteins:
- a CDS encoding hypothetical protein (BUSCO:52990at5125) produces the protein MADITDQHDQTSPTELDEQNVGNGNATESRGIKRQRPSAGDDDDDDDEKGSRERRKIEIKFISDKSRRHITFSKRKAGIMKKAYELSVLTGTQVLLLVVSETGLVYTFTTPKLQPLVTKSEGKNLIQACLNAPEPTPGNENGVDGGDQVESPEEPPNQHLPPQGSRPGMPQNPHMPPNNYMPNMPMDPQQALAYQSYVQRNQAYGSGIPPQPGMPANSHHQS, from the exons ATGGCCGACATCACAGATCAGCACGACCAAACCTCTCCTACCGAGCTCGATGAGCAGAACGTTGGCAATGGCAACGCCACAGAGTCTCGCGGTATCAAGCGCCAGCGTCCTTCAGCtggcgacgacgacgacgatgatgatgagaagggcAGCCGTGAGCGTCGCAAGATTGAGATCAAGTTCATCAGCGACAAGTCTCGCCGCCATATTACATTCTCCAAGCGTAAGGCTGGAATCATGAAGAAG GCTTACGAGCTTTCTGTTCTTACAGGCACTCAGGTGTTACTTCTTGTCGTGTCCGAAACTGGTCTCGTCTATACCTTTACCACACCTAAGCTTCAGCCTCTTGTGACCAAGTCTGAAGGCAAGAACTTGATTCAG GCATGCCTTAATGCACCCGAGCCCACCCCAGGCAACGAGAACGGTGTTGACGGCGGCGACCAAGTCGAGTCTCCCGAAGAGCCCCCAAACCAACACCTTCCTCCCCAGGGCAGCCGACCTGGTATGCCCCAGAACCCTCACATGCCGCCCAACAACTATATGCCCAACATGCCCATGGATCCCCAGCAAGCTTTGGCTTACCAAAGCTACGTGCAACGAAATCAGGCTTACGGCTCCGGCATACCTCCTCAGCCAGGTATGCCCGCCAACAGCCACCACCAGTCGTAA
- a CDS encoding hypothetical protein (TransMembrane:4 (i7-30o55-77i89-108o181-203i)~BUSCO:48888at5125) produces the protein MVDKIFLTTVCADILFLASGVMELVFSLVVKSQMNDMATDGESITRNLLYQRFPLTAGIVNAIFILVTFAATLPGLVMPARSFLKVSGYMVTVCSIFTMCVAVFLWVMTLRMKEQFFDIYVDQEPEVQSLIQNSFQCCGYNNSTSPAFVMDSTCTSPASSALLRGCATSISSFANLHIDGIFTVLFGLVGIDAIFVLCIACLLKDRKERERYRHIDEKSGYRQI, from the exons ATGGTCGACAAAATCTTTCTCACGACGGTCTGCGCCGATATTCTCTTTCTAGCATCGGGTGTGATGGAGTTGGTTTTCTCGCTGGTCGTAAAGAGCCAAATGAACGACATGGCAACCGATGGAGAGTCTATCACGAGGAATCTGTTGTATCAGAGGTTCCCTTTGACTGCGGGTATCGTCAATGCCATATTTATTCTCGTCACTTTCGCCGCAACCTTGCCAGGACTCGTCATGCCCGCTCGCAGTTTTCTCAAGGTTTCAGGATACATGGTGACGGTGTGCTCGATATTCACCATGTGTGTGGCTGTATTTCTCTGGGTCATGACGTTAAGGATGAAGGAGCAGTTTTTCGACATCTACGTTGATCAGGAGCCGGAAGTGCAGAGCCTGATCCAAAACTCT TTTCAATGCTGCGGTTACAACAACAGCACATCGCCCGCCTTTGTCATGGACTCAACATGTACCAGCCCTGCTAGTTCAGCTCTATTACGCGGGTGTGCCACGTCCATCTCCAGTTTTGCCAATCTGCATATCGATGGTATCTTTACTGTCCTCTTTGGTCTTGTTG GCATCGACGCTATCTTTGTTCTATGCATTGCTTGTCTACTCAAGGACCGCAAGGAGCGTGAGCGTTACCGACATATCGACGAAAAGTCAGGCTACCGACAGATCTAA
- a CDS encoding hypothetical protein (BUSCO:50111at5125): MRLNAVPSSGILSTLFRSGAGPTSGRWSSTRAVGQTSLKLIAHQHLTETGSDTFVSYDAAHAAQEDLRSRFLRWKGLTDEEQRGQVPRPHLVSFEPTPTLTLGRRQPPLTPAQTSRFQAPLSVTLPNRRSPVPERTFTPDVRQTSRGGLTTYHGPGQLVLWPVLDMHSPLFSHYSVMSYASHLEATTRRLLADTFGLKTYTTRDEPGVWVYTSAGQPERKIAAMGVHHRRHVTALGIAVNIDVPVEGPENVNPWARFVPCGLEGKLVTSVAAELRERGDISRLDDWDMVSLAARWAEMFDEGLVDEKKRDVDGEASTELRRATI; encoded by the coding sequence ATGCGGCTCAATGCCGTTCCGTCTTCCGGCATTCTATCCACCCTGTTCCGCTCCGGGGCCGGGCCAACGTCCGGTCGATGGTCATCTACACGTGCTGTTGGCCAAACCTCTCTCAAGCTTATTGCTCATCAACATCTCACGGAAACAGGATCTGATacttttgtctcttatgaCGCTGCCCACGCTGCTCAGGAGGACCTACGCTCTCGGTTTCTCCGATGGAAGGGTTTGACTGATGAAGAGCAAAGGGGCCAAGTAcctcgtcctcatcttgtttcttttgaGCCTACACCAACTCTTACCCTGGGGCGTCGTCAACCGCCTCTGACTCCGGCCCAGACGTCCCGTTTTCAGGCGCCCCTTTCTGTCACTCTCCCCAACCGACGTAGCCCCGTCCCGGAGCGGACCTTTACTCCTGATGTTAGGCAAACCAGTCGTGGCGGTTTAACGACATACCACGGCCCGGGGCAACTTGTGCTCTGGCCTGTGTTAGATATGCATTCGCCATTGTTTTCCCACTACTCGGTCATGTCCTATGCGAGTCATCTTGAGGCTACTACGCGTCGCCTCCTCGCCGATACATTCGGGTTAAAAACGTACACAACACGGGATGAGCCTGGAGTTTGGGTCTACACCTCTGCTGGTCAACCGGAGCGCAAGATAGCGGCTATGGGCGTCCATCATCGGCGACACGTCACGGCACTTGGTATCGCCGTGAATATAGATGTTCCTGTGGAAGGGCCTGAAAATGTAAACCCTTGGGCTCGTTTCGTTCCATGTGGCCTTGAAGGCAAGCTCGTAACATCCGTGGCCGCCGagttgagagagagaggcGATATATCACGATTGGATGATTGGGATATGGTGTCTCTGGCAGCCAGATGGGCGGAGATGTTTGACGAAGGATTAgtggatgagaagaagagggatgTTGACGGTGAAGCAAGCACTGAGCTTCGCCGTGCCACCATATAG
- a CDS encoding hypothetical protein (BUSCO:15682at5125), translating to MDPLVASELEKLDDGVPFRARPQHVHHTWARTFSSLPELFIQPESLAEIEKIVNLARKCRRRLVTTGCGHSPSNITCTSSWLINLDNFNKIISVNRQTGVVAMEGGIRLYALCGELEKHGLTMPNLGSINEQSISGAISTGTHGSSLRHGLMSENIISLKVTLANGKNVSCSKDTKTDLFRAALLSLGAVGIITEVTFQAVPSFTLRWQQSVDTDYKMLKSWNGDLWTQSEFVRVWWFPYTRRAVIWNAEKTEEELRDPPQSGYDGSIGYYVYHNLLYLAQYVPRILPWVEWFVFGMQYGFRNGTTSSAVQPSGKALLMNCLYSQFVNEWAIPLHKGPEALRRLSSWINHLTPNDPDYVPHNIPFSADGLYVHAPVEVRVSDTSLTSNVRPYLDITVDDGPTLYLNATLYRPYLMDPPCHERYYEGFEWLMKDLGGRPHWAKNFETSRAEIEAFYGKSLEAFRAVRSDADPQGMFVGPWHRERIMEEGEGLELEEVEIRREKNNSGGLTTFGVI from the coding sequence ATGGATCCTCTTGTGGCCTCGGAGTTGGAAAAGCTGGACGACGGCGTGCCATTCCGCGCACGGCCACAACATGTTCACCACACCTGGGCGCGCACATTTTCGTCCCTCCCAGAACTATTTATCCAGCCAGAATCTCTGGCCGAAATCGAAAAGATTGTGAATCTGGCAAGGAAATGTCGCCGGCGTCTAGTGACGACTGGGTGTGGCCACTCGCCTTCCAATATCACTTGCACATCCAGCTGGCTTATCAATCTGGACAACTTCAACAAGATCATCTCAGTCAACAGACAGACTGGCGTCGTTGCTATGGAAGGGGGAATAAGGCTATATGCTCTTTGTGGAGAGCTTGAGAAACACGGACTCACAATGCCCAACCTTGGAAGCATCAACGAGCAGTCTATTAGCGGTGCTATTTCCACAGGTACCCATGGTAGCAGTTTGCGTCACGGCCTCATGTCCGAGAATATCATCTCTCTCAAGGTGACACTGGCCAATGGAAAAAATGTATCTTGTTCTAAAGATACAAAGACAGACCTTTTCAGGGCTGCTCTCCTTTCTCTTGGTGCTGTTGGTATCATCACAGAAGTCACTTTCCAAGCAGTTCCGTCTTTCACTCTGAGGTGGCAGCAAAGCGTGGACACAGATTACAAGATGTTAAAGTCTTGGAACGGTGATCTTTGGACACAAAGTGAATTCGTTAGGGTCTGGTGGTTTCCTTACACAAGACGTGCGGTCATCTGGAACGCCGAAAAGACCGAAGAGGAACTTCGTGACCCCCCTCAAAGTGGCTACGATGGCTCAATCGGTTACTATGTATACCACAACCTACTGTATCTCGCACAGTATGTTCCACGAATCTTGCCCTGGGTCGAGTGGTTTGTCTTTGGGATGCAGTACGGCTTCCGCAATGGCACTACCTCATCTGCTGTTCAGCCCAGTGGCAAGGCTCTACTCATGAACTGCCTATATTCTCAGTTTGTCAACGAGTGGGCCATTCCTCTTCACAAGGGACCGGAAGCTCTTAGACGTCTCAGCTCATGGATCAACCACTTGACACCCAACGACCCTGATTACGTCCCTCACAACATCCCCTTCTCTGCCGATGGACTCTACGTACACGCACCTGTCGAGGTCCGTGTAAGCGACACCTCGCTCACATCCAACGTACGACCGTACCTTGACATCACTGTTGATGATGGGCCGACCCTGTACCTCAACGCAACGCTCTACCGGCCCTACCTGATGGATCCCCCATGCCACGAACGATACTACGAGGGATTTGAGTGGCTGATGAAGGATCTTGGAGGTCGACCTCACTGGGCTAAAAATTTCGAAACGTCACGGGCCGAAATCGAAGCATTCTACGGCAAAAGCTTGGAGGCCTTCCGAGCAGTGCGCAGTGATGCTGATCCCCAGGGCATGTTTGTTGGACCTTGGCACCGGGAGAGAATCATGGAAGAGGGCGAAGGCCTTGAACTCGAAGAGGTCGAGATTCGACGAGAGAAGAACAACAGTGGAGGCTTGACAACATTTGGAGTCATTTGA